In Mechercharimyces sp. CAU 1602, the genomic window TCGTCGCCAGGCTACATAAACAAACAAAGCCCTCACTTTAATCGAAGTGAGGGCTTTGTTTGTTTGTCTGCTTCTGATTTACTAAATAAAATAAACATAGCAGAGCGCGGATGAGCGCTAAACTAGGGATGAAAAACCATAACAGGAACTGAATGAGTGAATCAGTGCTTTGCAAGAAAGTCACCACCATCTGAAAAAGATTGAGATAGAAAAGAAATATGAGGATCGTTTTTTGATCTGGGGAAAGCCGATGTAATTATTGCATATAAATTATTAACCACCCTTTATGAAAAAACACCGAATATGAACAATTTATTGGCTTCTGTGATATACTGGCGCATAGAGTGAGTGATAACGGTTTGACATATTGCTTGTTTTAAGGTATGCCCCCCTTGACTAGCGGAGATAATGATTATAAAAAGGTGAAAAGGGCGGATTTCGATTGAGCCATTTAGGAGAAACCTCATATTGCATTATCTGTGACCAACGGCGGGATGACGGCTTACTAGTATTGGATGAATTTATTTGTGAAGCGTGTGAACGAGAACTTGTGCAAACAGCAGTGACAGATCAGAAGTATTCGTATTATGTCCAACAGCTGAAAAAAATATGGTTAAAAGATGCATAAGGGATCAAATTGATCCCTTTTTCTTTGCCTTTTAAAAGAGAAGTGAAGATATGAAGGGGATGGGGATAGATGGAGCAGAAGAGAGCACCATTATTTACAGCGTTATGTACTCATGCAGAACGCGCTGAAAAGGGGAATTTTCACGTACCAGGTCATAAGGAGGGACAAGCATATGACCTGGAGGGGGAAAAGTACTTTGCCCCGCTCTTAGCTTTGGATATGACTGAACTTCCGCATTTGGATGACTTACACCATCCTGCGGGTGTGATTGCGGAATCACAGCAGTTAGCAGCATCTGCTTTTGGAGCGAAGCATACTTTCTTTTTGGTAGGAGGGAGTACGGCAGGGAACTTGGCAGCAATTTTGTGTACAATGCAGCGAGGGGATCAATTACTTGTTCCTCGTAATGCGCACCAATCCGTTTTTCATGCGTGTATACTGGCAGGGGTGCGTCCTATTTATATAGGGGCAGAAATTGATGAGGGAACAGGACTTTGTGCGCCAATAGAGGTAGAGCAGTTAGAGGTAGTGTACACAGAATATCCTGACGTCAAAGGATTACTCCTTACTTCTCCTC contains:
- a CDS encoding sigma factor G inhibitor Gin yields the protein MSHLGETSYCIICDQRRDDGLLVLDEFICEACERELVQTAVTDQKYSYYVQQLKKIWLKDA